Proteins co-encoded in one Setaria viridis chromosome 9, Setaria_viridis_v4.0, whole genome shotgun sequence genomic window:
- the LOC117835551 gene encoding UDP-glycosyltransferase 83A1: MTPRPHALVIPYPAQGHVIPLLELAHALVARGFTVTFANSEFNHHRVVAAMADTTTKDGSTGLLDRIRLVAVPDGMDPGEDRSNLVRLTVVMAEHMAPRVEDLIRRSHGETTEDDDTGDGPITCMVADYNLGTWALDVARRTRIKSAAIWPASAAVLASILSIHRLIHENIIDSNDGSALTQATFQLSPDMPVMHTAHLAWNCIGSHEGQEALFRYLIGGVRAVEKCDFILCNSFHGAEHATFARFPKVLPIGPLLTGERRGKAVGHFWRPEDDACISWLDAQPARSVVYVAFGSFTMFDSRQFQELALGLELCGRPFLWVVRPDIVHGDVHDYPDGFLGRVVGAGGRGMVVAWSPQQRVLAHPAVACFVSHCGWNSTMEGVRNGVPFLAWPYFADQFVNKVYICDVWKVGLEAEANESGVITKEHIAGRVEELMSDGGIRERVEAMKKVSHESVKEGGSSHDNFDMFVEAMKT, translated from the exons ATGACGCCTCGACCGCACGCTCTCGTCATCCCCTACCCGGCGCAGGGCCACGTCATCCCGCTCCTGGAGCTTGCGCACGCGCTCGTCGCCAGGGGCTTCACGGTCACCTTCGCCAACTCCGAGTTCAACCACCACCGCGTCGTTGCCGCCATGGCGGACACCACCACTAAGGATGGCAGCACCGGGCTGCTGGATCGTATCAGGCTGGTGGCCGTGCCGGACGGCATGGACCCTGGAGAGGACAGGAGCAACCTCGTCAGGCTGACCGTGGTCATGGCGGAGCACATGGCCCCGCGGGTGGAGGACCTCATCCGTCGAAGCCATGGCGAGACGACCGAGGACGACGACACTGGCGACGGGCCGATTACGTGCATGGTGGCGGACTACAACCTCGGGACGTGGGCACTGGACGTCGCGCGGAGGACGAGGATAAAGTCCGCGGCCATCtggccggcctccgccgccgtacTGGCGAGCATTCTGAGCATCCACAGGCTGATTCATGAGAACATCATCGACTCCAACGATG GGTCTGCACTGACGCAAGCCACGTTCCAGCTGTCCCCAGACATGCCCGTCATGCACACCGCCCACCTCGCGTGGAACTGCATCGGCAGCCACGAGGGGCAGGAGGCTCTCTTCCGGTACCTCATCGGCGGCGTCCGCGCCGTCGAGAAGTGCGACTTCATCCTCTGCAACTCCTTCCACGGCGCCGAGCACGCGACCTTCGCGCGGTTCCCCAAGGTCCTCCCCATCGGCCCGCtcctcaccggcgagcgccgcggCAAGGCGGTGGGACACTTCTGGCGGCCCGAGGACGACGCGTGCATCTCGTGGCTCGACGCGCAGCCGGCGAGGTCCGTCGTGTACGTCGCCTTCGGCAGCTTCACCATGTTCGACTCGCGCCAGTTCCAGGAGCTCGCGCTGGGGCTGGAGCTCTGCGGCCGGCCGTTCCTCTGGGTGGTGCGCCCGGACATCGTCCACGGCGACGTCCACGACTACCCCGACGGGTTCCTAGGCCGCGTCGTCggtgccggcggccgcggcatgGTAGTGGCGTGGTCGCCGCAGCAGCGGGTGCTGGCGCACCCTGCGGTGGCGTGCTTCGTGtcgcactgcgggtggaactcgaccATGGAGGGCGTCCGCAACGGGGTGCCGTTCCTGGCATGGCCGTATTTCGCCGACCAGTTCGTCAACAAGGTTTACATCTGTGACGTCTGGAAGGTTGGGCTCGAGGCCGAGGCCAACGAGTCGGGGGTGATCACCAAGGAGCACATCGCCGGCAGGGTGGAGGAGCTGATGAGCGACGGGGGCATCAGGGAGAGGGTGGAAGCCATGAAGAAGGTTTCCCATGAGAGCGTCAAGGAGGGGGGCTCCTCGCACGACAACTTCGACATGTTTGTTGAGGCGATGAAAACTTGA